One genomic region from Accipiter gentilis chromosome Z, bAccGen1.1, whole genome shotgun sequence encodes:
- the TMEM267 gene encoding transmembrane protein 267, with the protein MVFAMASETEKAHALLQTFSTASVISSLGLGIFCFVADRLLQFSFIQQNDWLRALSDNVVHGILGMWSWAIVIGLRKKSDFTEVTLAGFLASVIDVDHFFLAGSLSLKAALTLPQRPLLHCSTVIPVVALTLKFIMHLFRLKDSWCFLPWMLFISWTSHHVRDGIRHGLWICPFGKTPPLPYWLYVAITASLPHLCSFIMYLTGTRELMSIKHGIRIDV; encoded by the exons ATGGTTTTTGCCATGGCATCTGAGACTGAAAAGGCCCATGCTCTTCTCCAGACTTTCAGCACAGCTTCAGTTATTTCTAGCCTAGGTTTGGGAATATTCTGCTTTGTAGCAGACAgacttctgcagttttctttcattcAGCAAAATGACTGGCTCCGAGCCTTGTCTGATAATGTAGTGCATGGTATACTGGGAATGTGGTCCTGGGCAATAGTGATTGGACTCAGGAAGAAAAGTGACTTCACTGAGGTCACTCTGGCTGGCTTCCTCGCCTCTGTTATTGATGTGGACCACTTCTTTCTTGCTGGCTCCCTGTCATTAAAG gctgCTCTGACTCTTCCACAGAGACCACTTCTTCATTGTTCTACTGTGattcctgttgtggctctgacaTTAAAGTTTATTATGCACCTTTTCAGGCTTAAAGATTCATGGTGCTTTCTTCCCTGGATGTTGTTCATATCCTGGACTTCTCATCACGTCCGTGACGGGATTCGTCATGGTCTCTGGATCTGCCCATTTGGAAAAACTCCTCCTTTGCCATATTGGCTGTATGTGGCAATTACAGCATCTTTACCTCATCTATGTtcatttattatgtatttaaCAGGCACTAGAGAATTAATGTCTATAAAACATGGAATCCGCATTGATGTGTAA